The Salarias fasciatus chromosome 11, fSalaFa1.1, whole genome shotgun sequence genomic interval ttgggtacgccctcgtacaTTTAGTAACTGCTGATcccgtggccacaatttaattttttcttctttttttttttaaccatgtcaTCTCCGCGGCTCCGTCGTTTTACTAATGATTCAgttaaaaactggaaaaaaaaaaagttcagtttaaaaacatgaagcttcGTTTTCGGTGATCTGATTTATTATTGATTCAGTTTCCACAAAATTCTAGTGAAAgaaatatttgtgtgtgtgtgtgtgtgtgtgtgtgtgtgtgtgtgtgtgtgtgtgtgtgtgtgtgtgtgtgtgtgtgagagagagattcaGTACGTTTGTTGTAACTTGATTTAACGTgatttcaaagtttgaaaacccAGAGCTGGTCTCAGAGTTTTTCTGTCGTCGTGGAAACGGGTTTGTCACCTGGCAGCAGGAATGTTGACGACGACCAGCGCCGCCGCAGCGACAACACACACCGGgaccagaacctggaccagaaccagcaggacgcTCTCCCCGTCTgcacccagagaacccagagtctcacacacacacacacacacacacacacacacgcacgcacgcacgtgctCCCGGGATTCTGACCTTCCGCTCCGTCCGTCCAGCAGGTGGCGTCGCTCCACTCGCTCCACTCGGCCAGGATGTCGGACCGGACGCACCGGTACCGGGCCTTGGCGCAGAACCCGGAGTGAGGTTCCACCAGAACCTGGGTGTTCGGAACCGGGCTGACGAGGACCTGCTGGAGACAGGGGCAGTTACCAaggtctggtcctgctctgggttctggttctgctctggcttctggttccagtctgggttctggttctgctctggcttctggttccagtctgggttctggtcctgctctgggttctggttctgctctggcttctggttccagtctgggttctggttctgctctggcttctggttccagtctgggttctggttctgctctgggttctggttccagtctgggttctggttctgctctgggttctggttctgctctgggttctggttccagtctggcttctggttccagtctgggttctggttctgctctgggttctggttccagtctgggttctggttctgctctgggttctggttccagtctgggttctggttctgttctgaACCTTCTTGCTCACCTGTGCGGTCCGGCTGGCaggggcctgcaggaggacctggTACTCCAGGGTGTCGGAGATGTAGGTGTGGTTGTCGTAGCGACTCTCACAGCTGATGGTGACGCTGTCGGCGGAACGTTGGACCCGCAGAACCGGCGGCGGCCTCGGCCGGACTGAAAGACACTTCAAAATCAGGAACAGACCCGGAGAACCTGAACAGGTTCCTGAGAGGAagactggagcagagagaacagctgatccAGACTCTGGTTGGAATTACTCGCCCCTCCCCCCGCCTggccccgctcctcctcccgtctggcccctccccccgcctggcccctccccccgcctggccccgctcctcctcccgcctggcccctccccccgcctggcccctccccccgcctggccccgctcctcctcccgtctGGCCCCTCCTCCCGCCTGGCCCCTCCTCCCGCCTggcccctcctccctcttggcCCCTCCTCCCGTCTGGCCCCTCCCCCCGTCTGGCCCCTCCTCCCGCCTGGCCCCTCCTCTCGCCTggcccctcctccctcttggcCCCTCCTCCCGCCTGGCCCCTCCTCCCGCCTggcccctcctccctcttggcCCCTCCTCCCGTCTGGCCCCTCCTCCCGCCTGGCCCCTCCCCCCGGCTGGCCCCTCCTCCCGCCTGGCCCCTCCGCCCAGCTAGCTCTGCCTCTCCCCCcacctggccccgccccttctcCCTCTTGGCCAATCCTCCtagctggccccgcccctcctcggcctggccccgcccctccctgctcctccctactggccccgccccctccttcCTGATCCCACCTGGCCtcgcccctcctccctcctgtcccCGCCCCCTCACGCctggcccctcccctcctccttcctgtcccgggccccccccccacagccccgcCCCTCCGGTGCTCACTGTGGTACTGGGGCAGGAAGCCGTGCAGCACCAGCCGGCAGCCCGCTCCGTCACACGCCTCCACCTCGTACTCGTCTGCGCTGCCGATGGTGGCGCCGCCGCTCTTCACCCGGCAGTCGCTGACGTAGCGGCGGTGGACGCGCCGCAGCGGGCAGAACACCTCCCGGCCGTGTCTGAGCGCGGAGCAGAGCGTAGCGGTCGGAACGCGGCGCGGCACAGAGGCGTCGGTGGGCGGCGGCCTCGGCGGCGCCCTCACCTGTCGGTGATCTTGAGCTGCGGCTGCCCGTCGGGGTCGCCGCTGACGTTCAGCTCGCACGAGAAGTTGAACCAGTAGTCGTTCACACAGTGTGCGTCCAGCTGTCCTGCAGGGGACGAGTCAGGACGGAAACAGGACGCCTTCagcgctagcattagcattagcattagcctgatcTGCTACTGTGAGAAAGATTTATTaatgaggagctgaagaagttCTGACAGCACCTCAGCATTAGCATGTTTAGATAGCAGTTAGCCTTCCTTTCAAAGAGCTGCAAGGTAATTTATCTCCTCTGAcctcagattatagagcatcttcctcctctgacaccagttataaagcatcttcctcctctaaaaccagattatagagcatgttcctcctctgacaccagattatagagcatcttcctcctctaacatcagattatagagcatcttcctcctctgacaccagattatagagcatcttcctcctctaatatcagattatagagcatcttcctgctctgacatcagattatagagcatcttcctcctctaatttccagattatagagcatcttcctcctctgacatcagattatagagcatcgacctcctctgacaccagactatggagcatcttcctcctcgaacatcagattatagagcatcttcctcctctgacaccagattgtagaacatcttcctcctctaacatgaGATTATAgggcatcttcctcctctaaaaccaaattatagagcatcttcttcctctaacatcagattatagcgCATCTTCCTAATCTAAAactagattatagagcatcttcttcctctgacaccagattatagagcatcttcctcctctgacatcagattacagagcatcgacctcctctgacaccagattatggagcatcttcctcctcgaacatcagattatagagcatcttcctcctctgacaccagattgtagaacatcttcctcctctaacatgaGATTATAGGGCATCtttctcctctgacatcagattatagagcatcttcctcctctaaaaccaaattatagagcatcttcctcctctaaaaccagattatagagcatgttcctcctctgacaccagattatagagcatcttcctcctctaacatcagattatagagcatcttcctcctctgacaccagattgtagaacatcttcctcctctaacatgaGATTATAGGGCATCtttctcctctgacatcagattatagagcatcttcctcctctaaaaccaaattatagagcatcttcctcctctaaaaccagattatagagcatgttcctcctctgacaccagattatagagcatcttcctcctctaacatcagattatagagcatcttcctcctctgacatcagattatagagcatcttcctcctctgacatcaaattatagagcatcttcctcctctaaaaccagattatagagcatcttcctcctctaaaaccaaattatagagcatcttcttcctctaacatcagattatagcgCATCTTCCTAATCTAAAactagattatagagcatcttcttcctctgacaccagattatagagcatcttcctcctctgacatcagattatagagcatcttcctcctctgacaccagattatggagcatcttcctcctcaaacatcagattatagagcatcttcctcctctgacaccagattgtagaacatcttcctcctctaacatgagattatagagcatctttctcctctgacatcagattatagagtatcttcctcctctaaaaccagattatagagcatcttcctcccctgacaccagattatagagcatgttcctcctctgacaccagattatagagcatcttcctcctctaacatcagattatagagcatcttcctcctctgacatcagattatagagcatcttcctcctctgacatcaaattatagagcatcttcctcctctaaaaccagattatagagcatcttcctcctctaaaaccaaattatagagcatcttcttcctctaacatcagattatagcgCATCTTCCTAATCTAAAactagattatagagcatcttcttcctctgacaccagattatagagcatcttcctcctctgacatcagattatagagcatcttcctcctctgacaccagattatggagcatcttcctcctcaaacatcagattatagagcatcttcctcctctgacaccagattgtagaacatcttcctcctctaacatgagattatagagcatctttctcctctgacatcagattatagagtatcttcctcctctaaaaccagattatagagcatcttcctcccctgacaccagattatagagcatcttcctacTCTaatatcagattatagagcatcttcctcctctgacatcagattatagagcatcttcctcctctaaaaccagattatagagcatcttcctcctctaaaaccagattatacagcatcttcctcctctaacatcagattatagcgcatcttcctcctctgacaccagattatagagcatcttcctcctctaatatcagattatagagcatcttcctcctctaaaaacagattatagagcatcttcctcctctaaaaccaaattatagagcatcttcttcctctaacatcagattatagcgCATCTTCCTAATCTAAAactagattatagagcatcttcttcctctgacaccagattatagagcatcttcctcctctaaaaccagattatagagcatcttcctcccctgacaccagattatagagcatcttcctcctctaatatcagattatagagcatcttcctcctctgacatcagattatagagcatcttcctcctctaaaaccagattatagagcatcttcctcctctaaaaccagattatacagcatcttcctcctctaacatcagattatagcgcatcttcctcctctgacaccagattatagagcatcttcctcctctaatatcagattatagagcatgtTCCTCCTCTAAaaacagattatagagcatcttcctcctctaaaaccaaattatagagcgtcttcttcctctaacatcagattatagcgCATCTTCCTAATCTAAAactagattatagagcatcttcttcctctgacaccagattatagagcatcttcctcctctgacatcagattatagggcatcttcctcctctgacaccagattatggagcatcttcctcctctaacatcagattatagagcatcttcctcctctgacaccagattgtagaatatcttcctcctctaacatgaGATTATAAAgattcttcctcctctgacatcagattatagagcatcttcttcctctaaaaccagattatagagcatcttcctcctctgagaccagatTATAgcgcatcttcctcctctaaaaccagattattgagcattttcctcctctaacatcagattatagcgcatcttcctcctgtaaaaccagattatagagcactttcctcctctaacatcagattatagcgcatcttcctcctctgacaccagattatagagcatcttcctcctctgacaccagattatagagcatcgtcctcctctaaaaccagattatagagcattttcctcctctaacatcagattatagcgcatcttcctcctgtaaaaccagattatagagcactttcctcctctaacatcagattatagcgtatcttcctcctctgacaccagattatagagcatctttctcctctagcatcagattatagagcatcttcctctgacatcaggcttcagagcatcttcctcctctgacaccagattgtagaatatcttcctcctctaacatgaGATTATAAAgattcttcctcctctgacatcagattatagagcatcttcttcctctaaaaccagattatagagcatcttcctcctctgagaccagatTATAgcgcatcttcctcctctaaaaccagattattgagcattttcctcctctaacatcagattatagcgcatcttcctcctgtaaaaccagattatagagcactttcctcctctaacatcagattatagcgcatcttcctcctctgacaccagattatagagcatcttcctcctctgacaccagattatagagcatcgtcctcctctaaaaccagattatagagcattttcctcctctaacatcagattatagcgcatcttcctcctgtaaaaccagattatagagcactttcctcctctaacatcagattatagcgtatcttcctcctctgacaccagattatagagcatctttctcctctagcatcagattatagagcatcttcctctgacatcaggcttcagagcatcttcctccgtcAGACTCCTCAGCTCAGAGCTGTAATCTCAGTAATCCTAAAAGCTGTGGGGAGGAAGCCGCCGGGGTCATGTGACTACCTGTGAAGCCGCTGCTCGCCGCCATCAGGCTGAGGCTCCAGACCACGAGCGCCAGCCGCCGTCTCATCGTCGCCGTGTTTAGGACCGGCGCCGTGCCGCGGAGCTCCGGTCGGTCCTGGCTCCCTGGACGGGTCTGACATGTGCGCCTCCCAAGGCGACGAGCGGCTGCCGCTTATCAGCTGTTCCATCGCAGGAAGTCGACCTTTCTCACGTCAGCGCCGCGGTTTTCCCCCGGCGGAGCGCTCTCTCCGAGCTTATCTGATCAGCAGAGCGGCGCTGTGGGCAGGTTACTGCTCACCGCCTCAGCAGCTCCGCTCAGGGCGGCTCCGCCTGGAGAACCccgcagaaccaggcccagaccAGAACCccgcagaaccaggcccagaccAGCACCCCGCAGAACCAGTAAATGAACTGACACTTTGAGGTTTTGGGTTATTTTGATCCAAACATTCAGAACCGgggtgaaacaggaagttgaTGTCAGACGTtgtaaatatttataaaatagTGAAACGATGCATTTTTAACTGCAGCTCTGTTTTTAAGAAGTTTTTAAGTTTTCCCGCCTCACAGACTCACGGCTCAGTTTGTTTCACGTGACCCACTCGGTTGTTCCACATTTCTGCGTCAGAGCGGAACCGGCGGTTCTGCTGACGTCGTCCTGTCGTGCTGCCCTCTAGAGGACAGACCGGGACCTGTTCTGACTGTCCTCAGCCGCTCCAGAGCCACTGAGCgtggctagctttagctttagcatcaCAGGACGGCGCCCCCTGGAGGGAGCGAGGCCTCGTCTGCAGCGTTACCAGGGAAACGCAGCAGAGGCAGGACGTCCCCCCATTTGTCCCGGAATTCAGTCCGTCTCATGCAGGTGGTTCCCCGTCCCTGGACCCGCCTCCCTCCAGGACGGAGTCCAGGACGGTCCTCGCTGCCGGTGGGACGCCCGGAGCTGGAGAACTGACTGGACGTCCTGCTGATGTcctcctgtctccgtcctcagACGTCTCCTGTCCTCCCTGCAGCCGGAGCCTCTGGTGGACCcggttctgcagccttcaggaccagaggacccggtTCAGGGACGTCCCTCAGGTCCAGCTGTTCTGGAACCTTTAACTTTGAAACCAGGAGAACGCGGCTCCGGAAGCTtcagacagaacccagacctgaagAAGCTTCGCTCCGGTTCAGAACCCACAACATTTTATCAAACTGAACCcgtttttgttcctgattttaagtttttctcttttcaagcttttttttgttgaaggTTTTGAAGTTTGAGCTGTTTTatccattttacctctttttaaacagttctgcttttttctgccatatttcgtttcttatgttagaaattggagacatttcaggttttttcagctgctctgtctttttttccatttcttgtggttttgctgtttttactgGAACCTTCTCTGAACCCTCCTGAGCTCAGAGCGACAAATCATTTCCTGATGTGAAAACAGGCTGAAcgcttcttcctgtttcaggcGGTGAAGCTTCAGAgggctgaagagccacaggttgaacacccctggtctggACCGTCAGCAGcatgtccctctgtctctcacatGTCTGTAgtctctgctccgtcctccccGGTGTCTTCGTCCAGTTCTAAACAGTGACTCGCCTCTTCACTTCGTCTCCTGGAGCTCGTTATGGTGTTCttcagagaaccaggagaaccaggagaaccgtCCTCCTGCTCAGCTGAGGTTCCGGGTCTGAATGAGCCACAGCATCACCTCTATacacactctgcacacacacacacacacacacacacacacacacacacacacacacgcacacacacactccactacACCACGGCGTTCAGGCTTCAGACTCACGCTGAAGTGAGAAGATGAGGATCAGTTTCAACAGATCATGGACAGAATCAAAGCTtatctagaacctggtctctggtgaGCTCCAGAACCTGACTGCAGaactggagggtttttttttttttataaatgtcaCTCTACTGTCTCTATAATCTCAGACATAAAGGGGacgggtggaggatggagggtggagggtggagggtggagggtggagggtggaggatggagggtggagggtggagggtggaggatggagggtggagggtggaggatggagggtggagggtggagggtggagggtggaggatggagggtggaggatggagggtggagggtggaggatg includes:
- the LOC115397352 gene encoding uncharacterized protein LOC115397352 isoform X2 yields the protein MRRRLALVVWSLSLMAASSGFTGQLDAHCVNDYWFNFSCELNVSGDPDGQPQLKITDRHGREVFCPLRRVHRRYVSDCRVKSGGATIGSADEYEVEACDGAGCRLVLHGFLPQYHIRPRPPPVLRVQRSADSVTISCESRYDNHTYISDTLEYQVLLQAPASRTAQVLVSPVPNTQVLVEPHSGFCAKARYRCVRSDILAEWSEWSDATCWTDGAEDGESVLLVLVQVLVPVCVVAAAALVVVNIPAARLKIQTLYRTPSPAQFLQKVHVQDWLSPPGKCVFTQQGEEVFTRVSVVPKAVWKDPDQTLDLLLTPLTKLSPAQGQTAYVGIPGTDQFNVPAALLSPGLDGTDEVPPLEEDFLETSCEEILSEGPGSSPPPQTCCSHYCVLNKTDRGLVPVLLSTETGTKATETIEATETIETIEATETIEATETIEATETTETTETTETT
- the LOC115397352 gene encoding uncharacterized protein LOC115397352 isoform X1, which gives rise to MRRRLALVVWSLSLMAASSGFTGQLDAHCVNDYWFNFSCELNVSGDPDGQPQLKITDRHGREVFCPLRRVHRRYVSDCRVKSGGATIGSADEYEVEACDGAGCRLVLHGFLPQYHIRPRPPPVLRVQRSADSVTISCESRYDNHTYISDTLEYQVLLQAPASRTAQQVLVSPVPNTQVLVEPHSGFCAKARYRCVRSDILAEWSEWSDATCWTDGAEDGESVLLVLVQVLVPVCVVAAAALVVVNIPAARLKIQTLYRTPSPAQFLQKVHVQDWLSPPGKCVFTQQGEEVFTRVSVVPKAVWKDPDQTLDLLLTPLTKLSPAQGQTAYVGIPGTDQFNVPAALLSPGLDGTDEVPPLEEDFLETSCEEILSEGPGSSPPPQTCCSHYCVLNKTDRGLVPVLLSTETGTKATETIEATETIETIEATETIEATETIEATETTETTETTETT